In Paenibacillus sonchi, a single genomic region encodes these proteins:
- a CDS encoding AraC family transcriptional regulator — MKSICKAHGYKPSNLHKWGPGVRDVYALHYIVSGKGYLKTGHTTFPVETGESFIIFPHREVYYYPDPQDPWEYFWIEFNNGAQTTRLLSMINFAPDSPFVKASPQDFKPLFHMVTTGGLEPFERERSDAGLHLLLSYYMEHYPSNKAFRKKDYVLSAREYIESNFWKAPLSVLDVVEYVKIERSYLFRLFKEATGTSISGYLTDFRIQRACELLTTSQLSVKSLAYSVGYQDPMYFSKVFKKATSYTPSEYKKAFSGRSTAT, encoded by the coding sequence ATGAAATCAATTTGTAAAGCCCATGGCTATAAACCGTCAAATTTACATAAATGGGGCCCGGGTGTCCGCGATGTGTATGCCCTGCATTATATTGTAAGCGGAAAGGGCTATTTGAAGACAGGCCATACAACCTTTCCTGTGGAAACAGGCGAAAGCTTCATTATTTTTCCACATAGGGAAGTGTACTATTACCCTGATCCGCAGGATCCTTGGGAGTATTTTTGGATTGAATTCAATAACGGTGCTCAGACCACACGCCTCTTGTCGATGATTAATTTTGCGCCCGATTCCCCGTTTGTAAAGGCATCTCCGCAAGATTTCAAGCCATTGTTTCATATGGTCACAACCGGCGGACTGGAGCCGTTCGAAAGAGAGCGTTCGGATGCAGGGCTACATCTTTTATTGTCATACTACATGGAGCACTACCCCAGTAACAAAGCTTTTCGCAAAAAAGACTACGTATTATCAGCAAGGGAATATATTGAAAGCAACTTTTGGAAGGCTCCCTTATCCGTTCTGGACGTAGTGGAATATGTGAAGATTGAGCGCAGCTATTTGTTCCGGCTGTTCAAAGAGGCAACCGGCACATCCATTTCCGGCTACCTAACCGATTTCAGGATTCAGCGTGCCTGCGAATTGTTGACAACTTCCCAGTTGTCTGTGAAATCGTTAGCCTACTCGGTTGGCTATCAGGACCCGATGTATTTCTCAAAAGTATTTAAAAAAGCAACCTCGTATACCCCGTCAGAATATAAAAAAGCATTCAGCGGCAGAAGTACGGCGACTTAA
- a CDS encoding glycoside hydrolase family 27 protein, with the protein MNKQLLGLKPPMGWNSWNTFTWDINEQLIREAADSIAAEGYKDAGYEYIVIDDCWSLKERDGDGRLAHDPTKFPNGMKALADYIHSKGLKFGMYSCVGTHTCAGYPGSFEHEFQDAASLAEWGVDFLKYDYCFKPRHMSGELLYKRMSLALKNCGRDILFSACNWGEDNVYHWIRESGAHMYRSTGDIQDNWDSIKSLALSQLDKACYTGAYCHNDLDMLVVGMYGGSNSDFIGSQIGGCSDVEYKTHFSLWSMMGSPLMIGSDIRKASQATRDILMNPDLIAINQDVEGRGAYRIKPEPQWFHKDDVFMLVKVLTDGDLAIGFFNLSDGQREMSLQFWDLGLPYASGKSLSLYDCWEHKEIGVFRERYAPVVPAHDCLIVRAKLV; encoded by the coding sequence ATGAACAAACAACTACTTGGTTTGAAGCCTCCAATGGGTTGGAATTCATGGAACACCTTTACCTGGGATATTAATGAGCAGTTAATCCGGGAAGCGGCAGATTCCATTGCTGCTGAAGGATACAAGGATGCGGGGTACGAGTACATTGTTATTGATGACTGCTGGAGCCTGAAGGAAAGGGACGGGGACGGCAGGCTGGCCCATGATCCAACCAAATTTCCGAATGGGATGAAGGCGCTTGCAGATTATATTCATTCCAAGGGATTGAAATTCGGGATGTATTCTTGTGTGGGGACACATACGTGCGCCGGGTATCCGGGGAGCTTTGAACATGAATTTCAGGATGCGGCCTCACTGGCTGAATGGGGCGTCGATTTTTTAAAGTATGATTACTGCTTTAAGCCCAGACATATGTCGGGAGAGCTGCTGTACAAACGTATGAGTCTGGCGCTGAAAAACTGCGGCAGAGACATTCTGTTCTCGGCATGCAATTGGGGAGAGGACAATGTATATCATTGGATTCGTGAATCCGGCGCGCATATGTACCGGTCCACAGGGGATATTCAAGATAACTGGGATTCCATCAAAAGCCTGGCTTTATCGCAGCTTGATAAAGCATGCTATACAGGAGCCTATTGCCATAATGATCTGGATATGCTGGTTGTCGGCATGTATGGGGGCAGTAACAGCGATTTTATCGGAAGCCAAATCGGCGGTTGCAGTGATGTGGAGTACAAGACCCATTTTTCTTTATGGAGCATGATGGGATCTCCGCTTATGATTGGCAGCGACATCCGTAAAGCCAGCCAGGCCACCAGGGATATTCTGATGAACCCGGATTTGATTGCCATTAATCAGGATGTGGAAGGACGCGGGGCTTACCGCATCAAGCCGGAGCCACAGTGGTTTCATAAGGATGATGTGTTTATGCTGGTAAAAGTGCTAACGGACGGAGACCTTGCGATAGGGTTCTTCAATCTGAGTGATGGCCAGAGGGAAATGTCGCTGCAATTCTGGGATTTGGGTCTTCCCTATGCTTCCGGCAAATCGCTGTCACTGTATGACTGCTGGGAGCATAAAGAAATCGGTGTATTCAGAGAAAGATATGCTCCTGTAGTTCCGGCTCACGATTGTCTGATTGTGCGGGCCAAGCTGGTTTAA